One region of Ictidomys tridecemlineatus isolate mIctTri1 unplaced genomic scaffold, mIctTri1.hap1 Scaffold_443, whole genome shotgun sequence genomic DNA includes:
- the LOC144373603 gene encoding transport and Golgi organization protein 1 homolog isoform X2 translates to MYRGEAVEDFTGPDCRFVNFKKGDPVYVYYKLAEVSPELWAGSVGRMFGYFPKDFIKVVREYTKEELQIPTDETDFVCFDVGGDDFDNYNVEELLEFWELYDSANEDSEKAIEKVGQFPEVSQDVEPEPKPVVANSQQIESAFSENTVDLEEQFLAQKNHPHADSQTDNAQGEQTSFELFVEILPDKLKVPESEKNKTSNISQVSNEQEKTDAYKLLKKEINPYLETKENKQEMSIIWKILKKTETTAKRVDMMDKEREMQPPHEDDFPKENTNRLNRNLHEEPNLLRHHFNMNHPEEPSLLNQPVTEDMGVSEVSQIPNTEKVDPELLITEGTPVDAADTENQLEIKVEEPADATLLDNILFLLYSFLLYLSKMLFTTLPDDDTQPGPDFYGLPWKPVVFTVFFGIVSFVIFFWRTALVKDRVYQVNEQQISKKVNNFMKENEELMQKLSNYEQKMKESKKQVQETMKQNMILSDEATNYKDKMKLLEKAKELLDEGAKSLHVMLESEREQKAKNQDLIMENKKSIEKLKDVISVNTSELSELQILLTEAKLREEKVKLKCCQLQKENTMLKKEKEQLQQEVKDWSTSHAELSEQMKSFEKTQKDLQVALSQKDDTINALTNHIKQLNRFQCESESEDQSRDESDELTNGELAGDQNEKIKDQIKQMMDVSQTKTTISVVEEDLKLLQLKLRASMSTKCNLEDQIKKLESDCNSLRSSKVGLEEECKTLRQKVEILNELYQQNEMALKKRRIEEMEEALQKTKHSFKNQIAMHEKKAHDNWLKAHSAERAIAEEKREVANLRQKQLEMTQKITVHQDEPGIVKPMLGRPDLQNPPQRDSGCGPAHMNSSSRSSSPAKVTNEGKVHMAMKGPPPFSGVPFMGPLMGRPPPPPIWYGPPLQLGGPFGPRPIPPPFGPGMRPPIGFREYAPGVTPGKWDLPFDPRDFFPGPAPAPFRPLGSFGPREYFIPGAPLPPPTHGPQDYGPPPAAKDLMPSGFKDETPPNSQEW, encoded by the exons gagacagattttgtttgttttgatgttggaggagatgattttgataattataacgtAGAAGAACTTCTAGAATTTTGGGAATTGTAtgattctgcaaatgaagattctgagaaagctatagaaaaagtgggacaatttcctgaagtctcccaggatgttgaacctgaacctaaaccagtagtagcaaactcacaacaaattgaaagtgcattctcagaaaacactgtggatcttgaggaacaatttttggctcagaagaaccatcctcatgcagatagtcaaacagataatgctcagggtgaacaaacttcatttgaactttttgtagaaatactaccagataaattgaaagtgccagaaagtgaaaaaaacaaaaccagcaacatttctcaggtctcaaacgaacaagagaagactgatgcttataaacttttgaaaaaagaaatcaatccttatctagaaaccaaagaaaacaaacaagaaatgagtataatttggaagattttaaagaaaactgaaaccacagccaaaagggtagacatgatggacaaggaacgag AGATGCAGCCACCCCATGAAGatgattttcctaaagagaacacaaatcgtcttaatagaaatcttcatgaagagccaaacctcctgcgtcatcattttaatatgaaccatcctgaagagcccagcctcttgaatcaacctgtgactgaggacatgggtgtttcagaagtgtctcagatcccaaatactgagaaagtagacccag agctacttataacagaaggtactcctgttgatgctgctgatacagaaaaccaactagagataaaggtcgaagagccagcagatgccacccttttggacaacatacttttcttgttatattcattcttgctttatttgtctaagatg ctgtttactacattgcctgatgatgATACTCAgcctgggcctgatttttatggactaccatggaagcctgtagtattcactgttttctttgggattgtatcctttgtcattttcttttggagaactgctctt gtaaaagatagagtatatcaag tcaatgaacagcaaatttccaaaaaggtgaacaatttcatgaaagaaaatgaagaactaatgcagaaattgtcaaattatgaacagaag atgaaggaatcaaagaaacaggtccaagagaccatgaaacaaaatatgattctttctgatgaagcaactaattataag gataaaatgaagcttcttgaaaaagctaaagaacttctggatgagggagctaaaagtcttcatgttatgttagaatctgagagagaacagaaagctaagaatcaggacttg ataatggaaaataagaaatctatagagaagcttaaagatgtcatttcagtaaatacttctgaactttcagag cttcaaattctccttactgaagctaagcttcgtgaagagaaggtgaagttgaaatgctgtcagcttcagaaagaaaataccatgcttaagaaggagaaagagcag ttgcagcaggaagtaaaagactggagtacatcacacgctgagctcagtgaacaaatgaaatcatttgagaagacccagaaagatttacaagtagctcttagtcaaaaagatgatactattaat gctttgaCTAATCACATCAAACAGTTGAATCGGtttcaatgtgaatctgaatctgaggatcaaagtcgagatgagtcagatgaattaaccaatggagagttagcag gtgatcagaacgagaagatcaaagatcaaattaagcagatgatggatgtctctcag acaaaaactacaatatcagtagttgaagaggatctaaaacttttacaacttaagctaagagcctcgatgtccacaaaatgtaatctagaag accaaataaagaaattagaaagtgactgcaattcactacggtcttctaaagttggactggaagaggaatgcaaaactcttaggcagaaagtggagattttaaatgaactctaccagcaaaatgagatggcactaaaaaa gcggagaattgaagagatggaagaagcattacagaaaaccaagcactcgtttaaaaaccag attgctatgcatgagaagaaagctcatgataattgg ctcaaagctcattctgcagaaagagctatagctgaagagaaaagggaagttgctaatttgagacagaa acaattggaaatgacccaaaagatcACAGTGCATCAAGATGAACCCgggattgtaaaacctatgctgggaagaccagatttacaaaatcctcctcagagag actcaggatgtggtccagctcacatgaacagcagctccagaagttcttctccagctaaggtgacgaatgagggcaag gttcatatggctatgaaagggccccctcctttctcaggggtacccttcatgggACCCCTGATGGgacggcctccaccacctcccatttggtatggaccgccacttcagctcggtgggccttttgggcctcggccaattcctccaccatttg gtcctggtatgcgtccaccaataggcttcagagaatatgcaccaggtgttacacctggaaaatgggatttgccttttgaccctcgtgatttttttccaggacctgcaccagcaccatttagacctttaggctcatttggcccaagagagtacttcattcctggtgccccattaccacctccaactcatggtccccaagactatgggccaccacctgctgcaaaagacttaatgccttcaggctttaaagatgaaactcCACCTAATTCTCAAGAGTGGTGA